gggaggggtgttggagcttgagtttccctgagCTCTGGAGgccttgatgggattaagtccagctgagttgaagagctggatgtgccctgagtccaaaacctccagGGGGGGCattatggagtgtctccactgctacAACTAGGCTACCTGCTCTGAGTTCTGCACTTCTTCAATTAACTGTTTTCCCACCCcctgtttgatgctctgagcctggcacagctttgcccataaggtactccctccagaccaacacctttgcctacccagaggttccaggcaccactggaggcttagtgctctaggtaggGGAAgcgtcctgggaccttccttcttccttccccttagactggaatgttcttgaattccagcttttgggggcatactgTTTACATTGAGTCTAGCAggatggttccttggctctgtcttgtttttaggttttattttcagtcccctaggagcatttagtttgtaatcggtaaggaagggttttcagaggtctgaacttacACTGCCTCTATGcccccatcttgactccacctccctaaTTGCCTTTCTAATATCTATTTTACTTTATAGTAAGTATTTTCAAGTAGACATGCTATGGGAAATACTATTCGTTATCCCTAtgcactttattttctttatctttaaattgAGAGTATTTgaccagatgatctctgaaaTCTTTTCCAAATCTGAATCTATGTGCATCAGCTTATAATATTACTATGTTTACAATTAAATAgtgtaagttctttttttttaactgtgaaAATAATAAACCACACTATTCTATTGTGGTAGATAGCTAAAATGACTGATATTGATTGATATTTTTAATGTCttagtattatataaattaatttaaatattaaaaaatatttacctttACCCCCATTCTTCCATATCAGTGGAGTCAAACACAAATAGAAATGGGGTCCATTAATCCGTACATGAGGATCTCTATAGGCTACACATTGGCTTAATAATGGTATCTGACTTactgtgtttttatttcttttgttacatCTTTCccaattttgttaaatatttccaaattcctttttaatCTGATTTTAGCTTCACTTGAGAGCATGTGGCCTGTGGGCTTATGTGCTTGACATCTTTTTCTAGATAAAACATTCTCCTCTTCCTTGCTAAATTATttaactatttccattttttcatactttttcaGCAATGGGTCAGGAATCTGGCAAACCCACCTGGCCAAAACCAGCTGGAGGCTATCAGACAATAACAGGCAGGAGATATGGAAGAAGACATGCATATGTCAGTTTTAGACCATCTTTAACCAATCAAGAAAGGAGCTCAAGTGAACAGAGTGGTGAATGTGAAGGATTGGAACTAGATgatgttcaaaagaaaaaagcatcatGTGAGTAGTGACATGATTACTTCATTGATTATTAAtggttaatttttaaatattctttgagATTACATATAAATTACAGTTAATTGTTTTCAGTAATTCTAAATGAACTCAGCTCTAAACATTTTGTCTCAGGACATATTTTACAGtcagatttaatatttttattctgtgtttagaaaagaaagtaaaatagggCAAATGATTAAAATACAGTAAAACTGTCATAACAGTAAATATAATTTGCCCCTCTGAAAGAGTGATAAAACTGTTTCTGTAATTACGCAACCCCTTAAAGTTTTAAGATATAGTTTGGTATGCTGAAAAAGCAAATGAATAGGAGACCCCCGTTTTTTTGAGTAactagtcatgtgaccttgggaaacttAATTCACCTCTCAATCTTAATTTACTAATTAGTTAAAATGAGATGTTGGAACAGATCTCTGAAGTTCTTACCAGTTACCAAGTGGTCAGTCTAGGTTGTCTAGTCTAGCCTCCAAACCTCACAGAAATAACTCATCATCTCTCAAGTTATTGTGACTTATGTCATTGTGACTCTTAGCAAGCTAATCACTCAGGTTTTTAGTTGGACTTGTGAGAGACTCCCCCAATAGTAGATGAATTAAGGGGAAGTACTCATTTTGGTAAAATAGTTGAAGAAGCAAGTGAACATTTTAGGTAAGTAACTTGTAGAACCTTATTCAAAGACGTAAGGGGTTACTTGATTGGTATAGTGTTCTcattatatatttagtattgaatcAAATTTTATTACCTTTATCTAAATCtgttttcttacattttcctATGAAGGCTGCAGTCCACTGGTTCAAGTTCGCCCTGCATTATCAGGTATACCTTTGTTAGAGAATGCTGGAGCTGAAATTCCCATTTGTAGAGCAGCACTGACTCAAGCTGAGAGAAGTTCATCACCATTTTCTGCTATACATCATAGTTTGGAAGGCAATGAGACTGCAAGGAGCAGTTTGAATCTTGATAACAGTTCTGCGCACTCTTCAAGGTATACTTCAAGAAAGTATAATGTTTCATATGTCAAAAACGGAATTGCTTTTGTAAATATTGACTCTTATGAGCCAGACAGCAGTGATGGAGAAGACAGTAGCCAAATTGGTATTTCCACAGTAAAAATGGAAACTGGCAAATTTCAGGAAACATTGGATCATATGCTATGTGACCTGGAAAAGGGGGTAGATTCTCTCAGTGGTTTACAATCTAAATTTTCCACTTATAATTTAAGAGAAGGGTTTGAAGAAATAACCCCAACATCACTAGTGAAATATTCTGGTAGTGATACTGAATTTATACATCACAATAACAGGACACTTGAGAGGTCTTCTGCTGAAGATGAAGCTGTTGCAAAGAAATACCTAAACTATTCCAGTTgtgagagacagaggaaaaatgTAATTGAAGTTCCAGTCAGAACTCCGGTGGATGTCCATTATGAATTAAATACTAGTGATGGAAAAAAGGACCAGGGAAATTCATCTGAATTGGTAGTGAGGCCCAAAGTTAGAAAACAGACAGGTACAAGCCAGTTGGAcaggaaaaatctttttaatagtGATGAGGATGAAAAAAACAGTGTTGAAAGGTGGCGAGAGACCTCAGAAGCTGAGGAAATCCATTCAGAAGGTCTTTTGAgaagccttaaagaaaaaaataattcaagcaTGTTCTTTGACCCAAGAGACTATGAAGGtgcacaaaagaaaatgaaatataatcaaATTAAACCAGAAAATGTAACCGTACAAGAAAGGCAAGCCATTGTAGATGATAACACCTTTTGGAATAGTTTTGAAGATTATTGCAGATACTACTACACAGGTGAAGATAGGTAAGCTTTTCCTCTCAactagaaatagaattcttattaTATAATTGTATTGAATGGAATTATTTTACCAAGCATGAAGTAAAATATCCAGTTATCTCCCAACTACATCAGAGAATGAGTTATTAAAAAgacaaacagtccctgccctcaaggaatttgagTCCTAATTGGGAAGACttaaataaatagtaaatctTAGTTTACTAAAATGTTTGATTCAGTCTAACACATACAAAACAATTGCATGCAGCAGATGCTAGATAACCTTGGCTGAGAAAGCTCTAACAGTTTGGGGAAAGAGGATGGTTGTTACTACCATAAAGCCCCCTTTTAGAAGGTAACCTTTATGTTGAGATTGATAAGTAACTCTTTATCTGTAATGACCATATTCTGAATTTTTccagaaaggaaacaaaacaaattattttcctttgtgtttACCACCCTCAAACCACAGTGGGGGAAAGGAGGTTCAGTCAACTACACATTAATGGGAATTTTCTTTGAGCCTCTGCTGAATTTCATTATTCTTACAGCCTAACTTCTTTTAGGTCAAATTTCTTTTTAGCCTTTGACAATTGGGCCATTGCGTATTTGAATAGTTTTACTGAATGCTGGAATTAACTGCTTTCCTCTTATATAAAGAATTCTCTAATCTGTCTGGAAAAgatagtaaaaacaaaatattccctTACATTAAACTTGAATCatagggggcacctgggtggctcagtggattgagaaccaggcctagagatggttctaggttcaaatgtggcctcagacacttcacagctgtgtgaccttgggcaagtcacttgacccccattgcctaacccttaacactcttcttccttggagccaatatacagtcttgactctaagacagaaggtaagggtttaaaaagaaaaacaaaaaacttgaatCATTAGGTTTGCTTTATTTCATAGTCTAAAATAGTAAcccaaatatttatttctttgagatatagaatgtaaaaagtgacttaaaaaaagttaaaatttcatTGCTGTTGTTTTTGAAGGAGTTGAAGTAGACAGGTCATTGTCTAAAATACTAGATGATAGAACCTTAACATTGCAGAACTTACTTAGATGTGTGGAAACCTGCAAAATCAGGCTTTTTATATATACCACAGAATGAGGTATAAAAAATGAGTTATAATATAATTCAGAattaatatttacatatgtaaGCCTTTAGTTAACATATTGCATACTTTACTAAAGTTGGCTTATTGTAGagcatttttgttttaaaaaatggagaactTAGTTCATTAATCATGAAAATTAGAAATTTTTGCTTAATTTGCCTGCTTAGCTGATTTGCCTTTTCCCCCCACTAACATTTCTGGTTTCTGAGTACTTTTGATTGCATTGGACAGTAGCTAATTTTGTGCTAGAAACAATTAAATGTTCTTGGCAGAACGACAATTTCTGGTTGTGGGATTTTTCCCCCCTCCTAAACCAACAATAATTTCATATTTCCTCTGAATTTTTATCTTCATTGTTCTTTGGTAGAACATAGGATTTTGAAAAAGGGAATGATTctttatgtataatttttttatactctttacagtGTCATGTCACTCCTCGTTTAAAATTTGTTGATAATATATTAAACTCTTACAGGCTgagggatatgtgtgtgtgtgtatgtatatgtatacatacacacacacacagatatatatatatatgcacatatatatgagatatataaGTATGAATAACTCTATCCCTGCTTaagaagagcttatattctaatagggaaatcAAAGTCATTGAATTTGATAGGTAATCTCAGGAAAATTGCCAACCAAGAAAAATGTAAACAAGGTACTGTTgctctcttaaaattattttctagcaTAATATTTTGTTAACAGAACTTCTTTTGCCTTTTGAATATTGAATCTTTAGTGTCATAGGAATTCACAGATTTATAGATTTGTAATTGAAAGGGATCTTTGAGCTCCTGCAGTTTCTTAATAAGTTTCCTTAATATACTTCTTAAATAGTATACCATTATGTGTTGTTAAACACAAGGTTTTATTTTGGAATAGAAAGTCTTGAAGGTAGGAGAATGGTGAGTGGGGAGGCTTCTCCAGTTGAAAGAAGctcttatttttttcagtcttgttaGTAATGTATTAGCTCATATAACCTACATTTGACAAGCTGTCTCAAATTCTAAATGAGTCTAATTTTATAGCATTCTGACTTAAGCAGGCATATTGAAACATCAGAAACATTTGATATTTCttctagaaatttattttaaaaatgtaaaaaaagaaaggagttgTACCTGTAACTGAGTAAGCCATTAGTaaaaacaaatatgtattttAGTGGCTTACTTCAGTAGACTTCATAATTTTCTAAAAAGTAatactatttctcttttttattccctttttacttTAACTTCTCATAGTTTTCCTTTTCCCTGCTTTGACTTTGTTGCTGTTTCTTCTCTTAGTGCAGCCTCTTCTGTTTAAAAGTAGTATATTGGTGAAGAGGAAGCATACATTTCTCCATAAGCACTctgagaaaataaatatgaatgattcaaactcatttaacttttaaagttatttattccttttttgctttgtttcataAAAATTTTAGTGGTTTAGCTTCTATATTTTTGCAGGCATGTTTATATATAACAGTTATAAGGGAAAGAATGCTGATCTAGAGCATAGCTAAAGTTCAATCAGCTAGTTAGagattataaaaattatacatattaccttctgatatattttatttaaaaatgtaaagaaagtgggtattttctttagatatttgtatatatcttaATGAATGCATGATGCTTTTTCTTCTGGTGTAGTACCTCCTAAGCATTCACCTGAATGAAACCACAGTTAGAAATATAATACTCTCAGGGATAAAAACAACTTTATCTGAAATTGCTATGGGCTTTTTGAAGGAACTGAAGCAATTCTTATTAAATTAGAAGTGCAAAAAAGAGTTTTGATAACCTGCACACAATAACCAGGTTTGGAATTGGGCCAGAAAGCTAGAGTTAATGTCCTATTCATATAAAATGAGAACTTCAATAACCATGTGGAGCCAAGACCTTGATTTTTGTAAAGATGATTACTCTGAACTtaataaacaccaaataaaatgagtatttttacatatgtagtaggacagaaaaataattttttatgaaaTTTCAAGTTTCTGTTATATATAGcttacatttcattttatatgttcAACTTATACCTCTCAGAGCTGTCTTACGTCTGCTCATTTCTGACCTTCCTCTTTTCCAAAGACCTTGATTTAGAAGACCCTTTCAATATAATCTTAGCCTCTATGAACATATGCTCACACAATGTGATAATATGCTGTTTAAAAATAGCAAGCTGCAAAAGGATGACTGgattttaaattcattcattgaATTTTAGAATACTAGAGTTGGGAAAGAAGTTTTCTATTCCTAATGCTACCAGAAGTACAAGTTCCCTCtaaaacatttgtaaaaaatatttttgaaaatctctTATGAACAAGGCAGTGTTTTATAAATTCTGAGGATATAaaggtatataataaataattcctAACCTCACAGTTTGCTATACCAGTAACATAACATTTTACTTATTTGAAATCCAGCAATCTGACAAACTAAACTATCCAGGAAAAAGCCAGAAACCATAAAATAAGCAAGAAAGGTTCAGTCTAAAGCAGATaattaaccatggaaaaatgcatattaaaattttttatattatttttttacataatgAATGTCACAGAGTCCATGTACTTAAAAACTCATGCTCTTTACTAATAATAtgtattttggggggcagctgggtagctgagtggattgagaaccaggcctagagatgggaggtcctaggttcaaatctggcctcagacacttcccagctgtgtgaccatgggcaagtcacttgacccccccattgcctagcccttaccactcttctgccttggagccaatacacagtattgactccaagatggaaggtaagggtttaaaaaataataataatatgtattattatcctcactgaaaatttattttatgtaaaattcTAACAAGCTTGGTTATCTGTTTCCCCAACATAATTCAGTTGTTCCTCACAATCATTCTGTGTAATAGGTGTAttttttatctacattttacatttaaggaaactgagacatctTCAGTGATTTTCCTCGTCATACAATTAGTATGTACCTATATGATAGAAATTGGATCTAGAGTTTCCtggtattaaatttaaaattctattatgCCATATTTCAAACCCATAATATAGCAATATTTGCAAATTAGAAAGGAGAAATGGTCTTTGAAAAGTAGAAACCTTGCCCATAGTTAGAATGTATAGCTGCCAGCTatgaatagactgggggtaaaaGACAGATTCATACATGTCATGGAAATCTGGAACCATGgcagcaaacatttactaagtg
This sequence is a window from Monodelphis domestica isolate mMonDom1 chromosome 3, mMonDom1.pri, whole genome shotgun sequence. Protein-coding genes within it:
- the PJA2 gene encoding E3 ubiquitin-protein ligase Praja-2 isoform X4; this encodes MGQESGKPTWPKPAGGYQTITGRRYGRRHAYVSFRPSLTNQERSSSEQSGECEGLELDDVQKKKASCCSPLVQVRPALSGIPLLENAGAEIPICRAALTQAERSSSPFSAIHHSLEGNETARSSLNLDNSSAHSSRYTSRKYNVSYVKNGIAFVNIDSYEPDSSDGEDSSQIGISTVKMETGKFQETLDHMLCDLEKGVDSLSGLQSKFSTYNLREGFEEITPTSLVKYSGSDTEFIHHNNRTLERSSAEDEAVAKKYLNYSSCERQRKNVIEVPVRTPVDVHYELNTSDGKKDQGNSSELVVRPKVRKQTGTSQLDRKNLFNSDEDEKNSVERWRETSEAEEIHSEGLLRSLKEKNNSSMFFDPRDYEGAQKKMKYNQIKPENVTVQERQAIVDDNTFWNSFEDYCRYYYTGEDSSECSDGEWSASLPHFSAREKDQSSSDESWETLPGKEEHEPELQSSSSGPEEDNLEYSFQTGEISLVAVWKMHCSEKRHEMEHNSEAIVGNRLLDEFGDGLGVAQAISYVDPQFLTYMALEERLAQAMETALAHLESLAVDVDQAHPPASKESIDCLPQTIITEDHTAVGQEQCCAICCSEYTKDEIITELPCSHFFHKPCVTLWLQKSGTCPVCRHVLAPILSEATAPTSFLSDHDSLLSIHTSRGTQ
- the PJA2 gene encoding E3 ubiquitin-protein ligase Praja-2 isoform X7, whose product is MGQESGKPTWPKPAGGYQTITGRRYGRRHAYVSFRPSLTNQERSSSEQSGECEGLELDDVQKKKASCCSPLVQVRPALSGIPLLENAGAEIPICRAALTQAERSSSPFSAIHHSLEGNETARSSLNLDNSSAHSSRYTSRKYNVSYVKNGIAFVNIDSYEPDSSDGEDSSQIGISTVKMETGKFQETLDHMLCDLEKGVDSLSGLQSKFSTYNLREGFEEITPTSLVKYSGSDTEFIHHNNRTLERSSAEDEAVAKKYLNYSSCERQRKNVIEVPVRTPVDVHYELNTSDGKKDQGNSSELVVRPKVRKQTGTSQLDRKNLFNSDEDEKNSVERWRETSEAEEIHSEGLLRSLKEKNNSSMFFDPRDYEGAQKKMKYNQIKPENVTVQERQAIVDDNTFWNSFEDYCRYYYTGEDREKDQSSSDESWETLPGKEEHEPELQSSSSGPEEDNLEYSFQTGLLDEFGDGLGVAQAISYVDPQFLTYMALEERLAQAMETALAHLESLAVDVDQAHPPASKESIDCLPQTIITEDHTAVGQEQCCAICCSEYTKDEIITELPCSHFFHKPCVTLWLQKSGTCPVCRHVLAPILSEATAPTSFLSDHDSLLSIHTSRGTQ
- the PJA2 gene encoding E3 ubiquitin-protein ligase Praja-2 isoform X3 translates to MGQESGKPTWPKPAGGYQTITGRRYGRRHAYVSFRPSLTNQERSSSEQSGECEGLELDDVQKKKASCCSPLVQVRPALSGIPLLENAGAEIPICRAALTQAERSSSPFSAIHHSLEGNETARSSLNLDNSSAHSSRYTSRKYNVSYVKNGIAFVNIDSYEPDSSDGEDSSQIGISTVKMETGKFQETLDHMLCDLEKGVDSLSGLQSKFSTYNLREGFEEITPTSLVKYSGSDTEFIHHNNRTLERSSAEDEAVAKKYLNYSSCERQRKNVIEVPVRTPVDVHYELNTSDGKKDQGNSSELVVRPKVRKQTGTSQLDRKNLFNSDEDEKNSVERWRETSEAEEIHSEGLLRSLKEKNNSSMFFDPRDYEGAQKKMKYNQIKPENVTVQERQAIVDDNTFWNSFEDYCRYYYTGEDSSECSDGEWSASLPHFSAREKDQSSSDESWETLPGKEEHEPELQSSSSGPEEDNLEYSFQTGDQTSLEEGEIPWLQYHEEIESSSDEENDPVSHFVHPGFFMLDGNNNLEDDSSMNEDLDVEWRLLDEFGDGLGVAQAISYVDPQFLTYMALEERLAQAMETALAHLESLAVDVDQAHPPASKESIDCLPQTIITEDHTAVGQEQCCAICCSEYTKDEIITELPCSHFFHKPCVTLWLQKSGTCPVCRHVLAPILSEATAPTSFLSDHDSLLSIHTSRGTQ
- the PJA2 gene encoding E3 ubiquitin-protein ligase Praja-2 isoform X1, producing MGQESGKPTWPKPAGGYQTITGRRYGRRHAYVSFRPSLTNQERSSSEQSGECEGLELDDVQKKKASCCSPLVQVRPALSGIPLLENAGAEIPICRAALTQAERSSSPFSAIHHSLEGNETARSSLNLDNSSAHSSRYTSRKYNVSYVKNGIAFVNIDSYEPDSSDGEDSSQIGISTVKMETGKFQETLDHMLCDLEKGVDSLSGLQSKFSTYNLREGFEEITPTSLVKYSGSDTEFIHHNNRTLERSSAEDEAVAKKYLNYSSCERQRKNVIEVPVRTPVDVHYELNTSDGKKDQGNSSELVVRPKVRKQTGTSQLDRKNLFNSDEDEKNSVERWRETSEAEEIHSEGLLRSLKEKNNSSMFFDPRDYEGAQKKMKYNQIKPENVTVQERQAIVDDNTFWNSFEDYCRYYYTGEDSSECSDGEWSASLPHFSAREKDQSSSDESWETLPGKEEHEPELQSSSSGPEEDNLEYSFQTGDQTSLEEGEIPWLQYHEEIESSSDEENDPVSHFVHPGFFMLDGNNNLEDDSSMNEDLDVEWREISLVAVWKMHCSEKRHEMEHNSEAIVGNRLLDEFGDGLGVAQAISYVDPQFLTYMALEERLAQAMETALAHLESLAVDVDQAHPPASKESIDCLPQTIITEDHTAVGQEQCCAICCSEYTKDEIITELPCSHFFHKPCVTLWLQKSGTCPVCRHVLAPILSEATAPTSFLSDHDSLLSIHTSRGTQ
- the PJA2 gene encoding E3 ubiquitin-protein ligase Praja-2 isoform X6, yielding MGQESGKPTWPKPAGGYQTITGRRYGRRHAYVSFRPSLTNQERSSSEQSGECEGLELDDVQKKKASCCSPLVQVRPALSGIPLLENAGAEIPICRAALTQAERSSSPFSAIHHSLEGNETARSSLNLDNSSAHSSRYTSRKYNVSYVKNGIAFVNIDSYEPDSSDGEDSSQIGISTVKMETGKFQETLDHMLCDLEKGVDSLSGLQSKFSTYNLREGFEEITPTSLVKYSGSDTEFIHHNNRTLERSSAEDEAVAKKYLNYSSCERQRKNVIEVPVRTPVDVHYELNTSDGKKDQGNSSELVVRPKVRKQTGTSQLDRKNLFNSDEDEKNSVERWRETSEAEEIHSEGLLRSLKEKNNSSMFFDPRDYEGAQKKMKYNQIKPENVTVQERQAIVDDNTFWNSFEDYCRYYYTGEDSSECSDGEWSASLPHFSAREKDQSSSDESWETLPGKEEHEPELQSSSSGPEEDNLEYSFQTGLLDEFGDGLGVAQAISYVDPQFLTYMALEERLAQAMETALAHLESLAVDVDQAHPPASKESIDCLPQTIITEDHTAVGQEQCCAICCSEYTKDEIITELPCSHFFHKPCVTLWLQKSGTCPVCRHVLAPILSEATAPTSFLSDHDSLLSIHTSRGTQ
- the PJA2 gene encoding E3 ubiquitin-protein ligase Praja-2 isoform X2, with the protein product MGQESGKPTWPKPAGGYQTITGRRYGRRHAYVSFRPSLTNQERSSSEQSGECEGLELDDVQKKKASCCSPLVQVRPALSGIPLLENAGAEIPICRAALTQAERSSSPFSAIHHSLEGNETARSSLNLDNSSAHSSRYTSRKYNVSYVKNGIAFVNIDSYEPDSSDGEDSSQIGISTVKMETGKFQETLDHMLCDLEKGVDSLSGLQSKFSTYNLREGFEEITPTSLVKYSGSDTEFIHHNNRTLERSSAEDEAVAKKYLNYSSCERQRKNVIEVPVRTPVDVHYELNTSDGKKDQGNSSELVVRPKVRKQTGTSQLDRKNLFNSDEDEKNSVERWRETSEAEEIHSEGLLRSLKEKNNSSMFFDPRDYEGAQKKMKYNQIKPENVTVQERQAIVDDNTFWNSFEDYCRYYYTGEDREKDQSSSDESWETLPGKEEHEPELQSSSSGPEEDNLEYSFQTGDQTSLEEGEIPWLQYHEEIESSSDEENDPVSHFVHPGFFMLDGNNNLEDDSSMNEDLDVEWREISLVAVWKMHCSEKRHEMEHNSEAIVGNRLLDEFGDGLGVAQAISYVDPQFLTYMALEERLAQAMETALAHLESLAVDVDQAHPPASKESIDCLPQTIITEDHTAVGQEQCCAICCSEYTKDEIITELPCSHFFHKPCVTLWLQKSGTCPVCRHVLAPILSEATAPTSFLSDHDSLLSIHTSRGTQ
- the PJA2 gene encoding E3 ubiquitin-protein ligase Praja-2 isoform X5, translating into MGQESGKPTWPKPAGGYQTITGRRYGRRHAYVSFRPSLTNQERSSSEQSGECEGLELDDVQKKKASCCSPLVQVRPALSGIPLLENAGAEIPICRAALTQAERSSSPFSAIHHSLEGNETARSSLNLDNSSAHSSRYTSRKYNVSYVKNGIAFVNIDSYEPDSSDGEDSSQIGISTVKMETGKFQETLDHMLCDLEKGVDSLSGLQSKFSTYNLREGFEEITPTSLVKYSGSDTEFIHHNNRTLERSSAEDEAVAKKYLNYSSCERQRKNVIEVPVRTPVDVHYELNTSDGKKDQGNSSELVVRPKVRKQTGTSQLDRKNLFNSDEDEKNSVERWRETSEAEEIHSEGLLRSLKEKNNSSMFFDPRDYEGAQKKMKYNQIKPENVTVQERQAIVDDNTFWNSFEDYCRYYYTGEDREKDQSSSDESWETLPGKEEHEPELQSSSSGPEEDNLEYSFQTGEISLVAVWKMHCSEKRHEMEHNSEAIVGNRLLDEFGDGLGVAQAISYVDPQFLTYMALEERLAQAMETALAHLESLAVDVDQAHPPASKESIDCLPQTIITEDHTAVGQEQCCAICCSEYTKDEIITELPCSHFFHKPCVTLWLQKSGTCPVCRHVLAPILSEATAPTSFLSDHDSLLSIHTSRGTQ